The genomic window CAATACCACTCGGCGCAACTTCCGCATATTGGGATCTCTTCGCAAAGGACCATAGCCAAACAGACGTGGGACTTTTCTCCCCAAAAATTTGAACACATGAAACATAACAAATCCGAATACAGCAGCTCTAACAAAAAACCAAAAGTACCATCCAGTGAGTTCATCCGTTAATCTGGATTTATAATTGAATTCTGCCTCTGATTGCCATTTCAAGTACCACGTGGCGTCAACTGTCTGATATATTTCCTCTGGCCAAGCCATTCCTAATCTCATCCTCACCTGTAATACAGTGACAACAGAGGTTTCAAAAACTTGTTATTCAAAACTGACCACTTAATTAGCAAATGGGAAGTTCTCAGATCAACGATACCGGATAAGGGACTAAAAACTCCACAATAGGAAACCCTATCACCATCATTAAGTCATCAGTTATATCCTTAAGTTCTGTAAAGATCCGATTTCTTGCTTTCACAACAACTTCAGAATTCCACAGCCCATTAAAAACCCAGCGAGACACCCTAAATATCAGGAGGAACTGCTGACGGAAGTCCAGCTCTGAGAAAGGAATCCACATCAGATGAACAGCTGTTGGAACACCAGAAGCAAGCATTTTCATATACAGCACATCGAAACCCCCAAAATCTTCAAAAAGCATTTCAAATTCCTGAAATAAGAAGGTATTCACTAACCATCATATGAGTAACAAAACAAAATAGGTCTCTTAAGAAGAAATACAATTGATAAGGCTACAACCTTTATGTCAACATAAAATTCTTTCTCCTCCCCCTTTAATGCAACATACATGGCACCCCAATCATGCCTAATCCGAGCATGCTCTATTAGCTTTCTGGAGACAGCATAAGGAACAGCCATGGGATGCATTTCCCATCTATTTTTCTCTTCATTGTACCATGCCCTTGACATTACTCGATCACGGTCCAAAAGAATCCTTTCCTACAATGGGCAAGTAATGAGAAATGAACATAGCAGCAGCTAATGACCAAAAAGCCTGACCCAACTTTATGCTCAAAATATGTATGGTTAAAGTTGATTCAGCACTAAAAATACATCTAAAAGCGAAATGGAACCTGTCTTTCAGCCACATATTTTCTGCCAAACTCAGCATCTTCCATTAAATTGCGTTTTAAATCCGCTTTAGCTTCTGCGCGCCACTTCTTCCAACCATGGTACAAATGAAGGCTAACAGCTTTAGGAACCACAACCTCCTTATTTCCAAACATCCACTTTAACTGAACATCAGGAAAACCCTTAACCACGTCTTCTTCTGGTGAGGAAACAATATAGCGATTTTCCTTGCCAAACTTCTTCATATGTTTTCTTATCTGAGCCTCTAAATTTCTTTGCATATCCCTTGATTCTTGAAGACGTCTTTTCAAACTTTGAGCAAAATCAATGGAATCTTGATGAAAGAATGGCCCAAGATCTTCAACATCCAAAATACTAGGAAGAATGATTTGTTCTAAATGTTTTCTCTGTGCAGTTTCCAAGTCTTTTTGAATGTCCAATTTTGAGAGACTGGTAACTGGACTTGCAGACGAACTGAAACCACAAATTTATGCATGAAGACATATGATTCCAAAGGCTTAATACCATAACTAACTTGCATTATAGAATATTGCGCAACAAAGAAACCCTTTGCACTCAAGACTGAGAAAATTTGACACCGTCAAATAGATTAAAATAACACATGTGTTATATGGCTTTGATTGCAGCTTTAGCTTACAAGAATGGCTAATTCAAAAACATATTCAAGCAAAAGTAAAGGCAACTTCAACTTCCTCCCTATCTATCAGGCAACTCAGAGacaaaagaatgataaaaaattaaaaagtgcgAGTTTTACATCCGAAAATATTGAAGAGTATGAGGAATGAAATCTCTTATTGAAATTTCACCCAAACTGCCGCATTGACGCGCCACCAACAAAACTAGATTAAAAAAACCACATCCAAATTTAACTAAGACATAACATAATAATACATTAATGCAACTAATCAAAATGCAATCAATCAggttattaaaaaaaatgcattCAAGTAAAACCTTTTGGTCTTCTCCTTGTGCCTCATTTCTCGCTTAAACCTCTCCACCATCTGCTCACACTCCCACTGAATGAAGTTAATCTCCCTGACTCCATAACTCAAAGCCACCGTCTCCTTCCTTGAAATCGCGTCTTCAAAATCCCCAACTTTCTCCCATATCCCATTGTACTCATCCTCCAACTCCGCAACCTTCTTCTCTATCGTCTCCACCGTCAacttctcttcctcctccaaccccttcttcttctccttcctcctcAATTTTTCATACTCGCCTTTCGCAGCCAAAATCTCATCGATTATCTGCCCGGCGCGCTTCCCCAACGCACCCTTCTGCCTTCTCAGAACTCTCAACTGCGGGTACAGCCTGTCATTGATCTCCCCACgcacctcctccttcttctcatTCACCGCCTTCATCGCCGCCTCCACCTCCTCCATTCCCCCGTTCCCGTTCCTAACACCTTCCACAGTCCTCAGAAGAACCGAAACCGTTTCTAGAAGCTTCTCGGTGCAATCAGCGTACTCATGACCACTCTTCGCCTTCTCTTTCCCGGCGTTTTTCTTCTTCCAGGAAAAGACATCTTTCACAACGGCAGGGACGGCAATTGCAGTTGCCGTAGGAGGAGAGGAGAAGGCGCCGAGGGCCGTAACTCCGAGGGTGAAACAAAAGAGCGCTTCCTTGAAGAGGCATTTGGGAGGTGAGGCTACTCCGACGTCGTTTCGGTTTTGGTGTTTGGGTGTGGTTGTGGAAGCGCGCGTGATAGAGATAGGGTTGTTGTTGTTCCGGAGTAGGTTTAAATTGGGAGTGAGTTTTTGGTTTCGGATTGGGAATTGGAATGGGAATGGTGAACGGAGGGAATGGGAATGGAGTGGGTGAGGGTGGAGTATAGAGTCCATTGGATTTTTAGTCAAAGGAGAGGAAGGAGGGAGGGAGAGAAAGACATAGGCATTGAACTCAGAAGTGTAGTGGTAGAGTGTGGACTGTGGAGTGCGGGAGTAGGAAGAGGTGCTATGTCATCCTCTACCTTCGCTCTTGCAAGAGCGGAAAGTGCGACTTTTGTTCGCCCACTTCTTAGTTCTTCCTTAatacaaaaaacaaaaataattaattcgtGAGGAGGAATGCTAGGGCAGCAATTTTTGTGCTTTCTAATTATCAATTGGTTATTCAtagtgtttttactttttaatagtgtgagattatatctaatagtaaaaaattatttattttttgtttgatagTTAAATGttggccacaaaacacaaaatTTAGTGGTTCTCTAGACTTTCTTATTCGTGAGTGTCAATCGGGACTCTATCCTTTTTAACGGAGAGGACAATATAATTTgatggaaaaataataataataataatttttgtacccaaaaaatttaatttttgacaaaagagtaaagtatcatttttttctccaacgtttgggataaatcttatttgtgtccataacgtttaaatcgtcctatttatgtccttaacgtttgtaaaagtgattcaatgtcatcctgccatcaattacacatcatgaacgctttagtttgagttttaaaaatctcttcttgaagttagaatacaaatgtctgggatagaatcgatgatctactccaaaaATTAGcttatcaaatgttgaaactaattcctacaacatttacataattcagttttctagggacataattgaatctaaacacaaatagtgggtataatattaaaatcgaactcatccaagtgagacctaattgaaaatgaatacatccaagtgagaataattgaaaaatataatctgatttgttagtataattgatagtaggataacattgaatctcttttataaacgttaaggatacaaataggacgatttaaacgttagggacacaaataggacttaccccaaacattaGAAACAAAAACaatttagcaggtttggtgtccctagagtactcatcagtgatgggggcactcacttctgcaataaacagctttactctgccatggttcggtatggaatttgccataaggtggctactccatatcatccacaaactaatgggcaagctgaagtctctaacagagaattaaagagaatcctagaacggacagtaagtacccgtagaaaggattgggcacggagcttggatgatgctctgtgggcttacagaacagcattcaagacccctatagggacctctccataccaactcgtgtatggtaaggcatgtcagctgcccgtggaactggaacataaagcctactggcaaccagattcctaaactttgatgccaagttagcaggagaaaaatgattgctccagttaaatgagctagaggaattcagattcacagctttcgaaaatgccaagctttataaagagaaataaaaaaaagtggcatgacagaaagctgtcatctagaatctttgaaccaggacagaaggttctgctgtttaactctagactcaggctattccccgggaaattgaaatcccggtggaggggaccatacgtgattacaagtgtatcaccatatggttatgtggagcttcaagatattgattctgataagaggttcattgtcaatggacagagaatcaagcactatcttgaaggcaacgttgagcaagaatgctcaaggctgaagctagactaaaagctcagcaaggtccagctaaagacaataaagaagcgcttgcttggaggcaacccagccatggggcatcaatcctctaagcattttgccctatttctatttttatttttaattgtttgtatagagttcattgatactaaggtaaatcaTCATTTTCATaaattcacagggttacagaaggaatctacacacaaaacagagaaagggAGCTCACTGGTAAGAAAACGCCAGTGaaggcccattttgggcgttcagcgcccaaaaggggcatccagtgggcgctgaacgccagtaaaggatagctttctggcgttcaacgccagaaaagggtaacaattgggcgttgaacgcccaggagagcagcatttgggcgttgaacgcccaaaataggcagtgtttgggcgttcaaacgccaggatggtagggaggagccaaattctacatatttttcattctaattttaaattttatgtttcaatgcatgattttttttacataaacatgttaagaaccctgatttctaaaatccccaatctctaaaaatcctactttaaaaatatcaaatatatcttaatccataagcacaaaccctctttgcgaattcaatccaactcttttcaaatctttttaaaaaaaaacaaatctatcttttcaactcatcaatatctttttcaaaatctccactttatctttttcaaaatctagatctatctttttcaaaaatctttcatatcttttcaattttaaactatatcaagatcagtgatcccggaagttagatttgatctgaaagaagatgaatatccggagatccaagagcaaattcgaatcaggaactgggaagtcctagctaatcctgaaacgaaagtagggagGAACATGGTttaggagttctatgctaatatgtggcaaactgacaagcagaaactatctgggacTGCTTTCTATGACTATTGGACCgcggtcagaggaaagattgttcatacccaccctgacaggatcagggagatcttaaagctacctcagctgaaagatgatccagactccttcaacaggagaataatgagaacagacaagggcctggataagattctagaggacatatgtatccctggagccaggtggaccaccaacacaaagggtgtcccaaatcaactcaagagataagatctcaaaccagtcgccagaggatggctggacttcattgggcattctctgttgcccactagcaaccgttctgaagtcactgttaaaagagcagtgatgatccattgcatcatgatgggaaaggaagtggaagttcatcagctaatctcagctgaactctacaaaattgctaacaaaaattttaaagaggccaggttggcttatccaagcgtgatttctctgctctgcaaggacgctggagtaaggatgggaataactgagtatatctcagttgagaaaccaatcaccaaagcatcaatggaaaaacaacaagcacaggatgatcccaccaagaggaaaacacaggaatttctcccagaaatccctcaatctgaatactgggagtatcttgagacgtctgttaccaagatacgggaagctatggaacaaataataaaagaacagaagaaacacagtcaaattcttacctatatgtttaaagaacaagaggagcaagggcgtgacttaagggaattgaagcgccagaagttatctcttgaaggaccaagcaccccacggatcagaggaacatccacttcccagaacaaagatattttatacgctttttggggttaatttcatatagtttttagtatgttttagttagtttttagtttatttttattagtttttaggaaaaatttatatttctggactttactgtgtttttctgttttttctgtaatttcaggtatttttctggctgaaattgagggagctgagcaaaaatctgattcaggatgaaaaaggactgctgatgctgttggattctgacctccctacactcaaagtggattttctgaagctacagaattcaaaatggcgcgcttcaaattgcgttggaaagtagacatccagggctttccagcaatatataatagtccatactttgctcaaggatagatgacgtaaactggcgttcaacgccagttctctgcccaattccggcgtccagcgccagaaaaggattaaaagttggagttcaacgccagaaatggatccaaacctggcgttgaacgcccaaaacagccttatgcacgtgaattgtttaagtctcagccccagcacacaccaagtgtgcccttggttgaagatctaggcgatgctgaacttccttgggaatccagaatcgaggaaaactccgtccgagataccacagttgatgctaaggaggataccgtacaatctccaaggcaagtcgtttacgaagaatcagacagaataatccaagaagcaaatttccttgatgatgatagtcacaagtctagttctcctagtgatgaacttacgtctgcaagtgaattctctaagatcgaagaatcttccccaagtgaatatgaagatgatgcggaggtagatttctctcaacctccaatctatgactcgagtgatgaggaagacatagaagactttgaccaggatacagatacaattgaagatctttgcaaggaagtggaagaattcacagaagaacacaagaaaACGAAActcgcagaaccaccaaaaatacCTAtctcaaggccattaccacccaatacaagcttcaagtgggtacaatccttaacttataattttatttattcacttgaatatggtttgcttgaaacagatggccagcttagagctctctgcggctttaagagtaagagggaaatggctcgtactcagagctggtgcaccaggttcaataaggttccacgcttcacctcgaagtacacggattggtatcgtgctcaattgcatggatcacggagaacgtttggtcgccacggtgagattctactctttaacccgcccgaatggaaacttacaaatcaaaacgaaggcggatctaaaaacacagcttgggatcatggattatgttctgacattcgtcatcccgggaggctggatatctgtttaaagctgcgcagaagctttacatgcctagtttgggaccccggaggctattggcattgcaagcactggtggagatttttggacgaatttaaacacaagccaccataacaggatactcttccaatgtccaacttaaggactttaactaaaagtgctaggtgggagacaacccaccatggtatggtcgcttctttttcaatttatttcttgttaattgctttaatttttccttttttattttaatttattaaacctggaatcatgcataagcatccatgatagtcattgcattctgcacttttcatgcatataaaaaaaaaagaaggttgcacgacgcgaccgcatgccccatgcgatcgcatcatatcgcgaaaaacaccacccatgcgaccgcgtgacccacgcggccgcgtgatatatatatcggcgtaaggatccaacgaacagaaagttgggctggaatcgtgcggcccttgtgcgtttcgcacaaattggcccacgcgatcgcatgccccatgcgatcgcgtcacttacccaataccaatcccacgcgaccgcgtgagcgacgcgatcgcgtcgcatggattgcacatcgccccaaaaggagacagagagttgcgctaaaacggcactggagtcgtgcgtttagcacgacttccaacgacgcgatcgcgcgacccatgcgatcgcgtcacccttctttccccctctcatgcgatcgcgcaccccacgcgatcgcgtcactcccattcttgacccaaccacgcgaccgcgtgccccacacggccgcatgaattcgaaaatataaccccccagcccgcgaaccctatcagtcgcgcagccctcacccccaaccctcttccccttctctgcctcctccccctccaaccaccacccaccaccttcCAGCCGCCACCGCACCatcacccagacgccgccgccgacCCGCCACCGCCGCCGTACCACCCCCTCCCCTTCtcttttcctctttctccttcttcctctttctccctCCTTCTCCGCCGCCCACCACCGCCGGCCATCCACCGCGCCCCACCCCTTCAGCCAGCAACCCCAACCACAACCTCCCACCCCTATcctctccctccaaccaccacccaaaccctaaaccctttctCCGCCACCAACCCCCTCCGCCGCCACCACCGCGtcgccgtgcaccaccaccgcgccggacgccgccgcagccaccttcttccctgttcaaCCCCTTCCGCTTCCCAGGTTTCGCAACACGcaaccaattttttttatctgttcgtaacttttttgtattttttattccgtttatgttcgTAATTAGaatagctagacttgcatgttgtagtggatttttaggttgttaggtatcttaggctgtggttagtggatctaggtctgtttacttgcactgttcttacttttgttttatcctatgtgcaaatctgttgctgctataatcatgattcatatgctgctttcttgtatgttgctgctgtttacattgagtttttatgtttattttatatttatgtacatgcagcttgattttttaattcatatgaactgattaaattgctgtttattttccgggacaatccactttttagccggaatgctgcccaaatttttttaattttgttttcattcatgttttggtttggcatttctgaaatttattttactctgctttacccaaaccactacatgaatgctatggcagatcttctcatccttttttgatttcctggttcataaactgcttgttcaattatgagtacttctattctcacctgtgaatccttgttatatggaatttttctatgccacttaccttcctaactcactgattttaatttactaatttctttttcaaatcctaaccatactaacccttttggtctcttttctgattattttcactttcctctaactttctaaccatggcatattgcttattttctttccatttaacattcattcaatcacaattcaattactcattttccttattctattgatgatcagacagggcgccgacatcccctccgagcccgacaccccttcagagccatcagaggatgagcacgaggaggaggatgagcacaaggaggagcctcattcccaggcggagactcatcagcaggcagccacagagcaggctgccccgcatcaggaggatatgccccagatagaggctgcagatccggagatcccgctccagtccgtaccacctccacagcagccagaccctcagcccaccaccgccacggagaccccagctaccatccctaccattgatgacactccttcacaccaggcttgattgagcatcgaggacgatgctgcgttttaagtgtggggaggtcgccatctctgacgtttattttggtgaaccactacatacttttttcttttattttggatattttttctgtattttcctctttttcttttactgttattttctgagtacttatacattgctacttgagtattttactctattttctgcattttgcattttttgttcatattttagttatttagtttagtttagttatttagtttagtttgcaattctgatttattagtggattaattagtatagtttaccctttttagcataagatagtatagtttaaatagaaaaatataaaaaggaagtaaactagaaactttaacagaatcaaaacaacccacaccttgtatatatagcattacatgttagttgacaacatttcatcaaggaggaacattaaaactttaaaagctaccctaaataatttttttcaagagaataatgggaatttttaactaaacctgtatacaatatatgaatgatatatgatgcttgagttagagaacacacagcctgtgagtcttgagcttaaattgtatggttgcattcaaaccataatttcatttctgtgtgtcacatttctttttattctgatgttctttactttgctttaatctatatgtccaattatagaatataggataGATACacaccaagagaatgattgaggccatcatttgattttagctcactcaccctaaatcagcctaccttttacatcacccttgttaacccccttgagcctttttaaaacccctttattctatttagccaaattactagccttaagcagaaaaacaaaggaaaaccccaagtgaatccttagttagcttaagatagaaaattataaatagagttaaatgtgggaaaccttttggaaaCATGggtaatagaaataaaagggtagaaaaaaagtaaaaaggaataaaataaaatttgggaagcatgctcatgagaaaatctaagtgatttaATCATcatgtgcaataaaaaaaaaagttatttttcagcatctaaataaaagggaatacaaaaaggaaattccccaatgaaaacaatgcacatggaataaaaaaataaaataaaaagtgaaacatgagcatgtaacaataagtgggaaattatgggaaattaggtaaagaaattttattttactagatgtgtatgttaggtgagatcttagtctaattagggATTctcttattagctcacttaaccttatacataaatccttacctttaccttggccccattacaaccttaattaagacctcatgactttttggtatgactatattctataattgttgattggttatatgaaaaacaaagctgtagaaattaagaataaaaagaaaaatagagtgaataaacccaataaacactgattgactagagagtaaacacaaaacgcgtgccaagcacgaatcagcagcgacgcggccgcatgactgacacgaccgcgcgccttaagcagaatacacatgacgcggtcgcatgactgacgcgaccgcgtggcaaggaaaagctccaaatgacgcgaccgcgtgacagaggccacgcaccagaaattacagaatacgcccccagcgaattctgaagccctttttggcccagatccaagtacagacagcatagaccagaggttataaagtgtgggaatgcttccattcaagggggctcgcatattttcacctttcaatgatttagatttagttgagagggagatcttctctctctcttttaggatttaggatttcttcttgttttagaagtaactctggatccaggtttaatgtttttttagtattacttctatttatttattccaacatttgaattgattattattataaattgatctaagaattattccatgttacaaatttctaattgaattaatgataatttgaggtattttcagtttatgattgttctcttgatttaagctgccattgcttcccatctaaggactcttttattatttcagcaatttactttttccccttttggttttgggtaagaattcagtaactcaacagttattaaactcaacataattgataattgttaccttgctaattgagttgaacttaattaatcccaaccttttgtcgttttcttaggaaataattaggattcaaaggtcaattttattagtcccttaactttcctttgctctggtaaaggttgaccaagtggaattaagtcattattgttgagaaggataactaagttggacttctaatttcccttatcttgccaaaagttgttttgcagttattatttatttttacttgccatttaattcactcgttatttaaattacttgcttctcaccttctaaaccccgattacaacctttatagccaataataagaacatacttcctcgcagttccttgagaagatgacccgaggtttgaatactcggttaacaatttttaaaggggtttgttacttgtgacacccaacacgtttgcacgaagggatttttgccggtttagaaactatatctacaacgcaaccgtttctatgaatttctttagtGGTAGAAAACCCGACGTCAGCGTCCATCACTCATTTTTCTCTGGAGTCCCAGTGCCAAATGCCAGAAACTATCACTAAACACCGGCAGCGCTGATAGGAGTGGTCCTGGTCCCCATGTCTTCAACAAATCATCACGGAAAgctttatttgattttcaatttaattttttaaattaagaaaagatattttaggtgttaaagttttaatttcaaatcaattaggattagatataaaaggagaaaatatTTAGCCCTTTGggctctcttttctcttttaccTAATTCTACACTTTACGCACTTTTAGAActatagttttattttttttgagtcatgagcaattaaacctccattgttaaggttaggagctctgtttattctatggattaatactaatGTCACTCTATTTTAATTATTGTATTCATTTgaattcaaggattacttttgttctttatattatgaATTGAgtgtattggaaaataactcttgttctacatgaattcttgttgattttttgaaaagttaACTCACTTGAATACTAGCTTGAAAGTAATTCCTCCTAAACCACTAATCAcctagacttaacgggatacgtgacaaataatcctcttatatttgggtaattcaGATTTTTGTgactaataaactagaattggacttaaccctttaatctaaattaagtgaccaaggaattggcggttgattaa from Arachis ipaensis cultivar K30076 chromosome B09, Araip1.1, whole genome shotgun sequence includes these protein-coding regions:
- the LOC107617703 gene encoding probable inactive ATP-dependent zinc metalloprotease FTSHI 5, chloroplastic isoform X1 — translated: MDSILHPHPLHSHSLRSPFPFQFPIRNQKLTPNLNLLRNNNNPISITRASTTTPKHQNRNDVGVASPPKCLFKEALFCFTLGVTALGAFSSPPTATAIAVPAVVKDVFSWKKKNAGKEKAKSGHEYADCTEKLLETVSVLLRTVEGVRNGNGGMEEVEAAMKAVNEKKEEVRGEINDRLYPQLRVLRRQKGALGKRAGQIIDEILAAKGEYEKLRRKEKKKGLEEEEKLTVETIEKKVAELEDEYNGIWEKVGDFEDAISRKETVALSYGVREINFIQWECEQMVERFKREMRHKEKTKSSSASPVTSLSKLDIQKDLETAQRKHLEQIILPSILDVEDLGPFFHQDSIDFAQSLKRRLQESRDMQRNLEAQIRKHMKKFGKENRYIVSSPEEDVVKGFPDVQLKWMFGNKEVVVPKAVSLHLYHGWKKWRAEAKADLKRNLMEDAEFGRKYVAERQERILLDRDRVMSRAWYNEEKNRWEMHPMAVPYAVSRKLIEHARIRHDWGAMYVALKGEEKEFYVDIKEFEMLFEDFGGFDVLYMKMLASGVPTAVHLMWIPFSELDFRQQFLLIFRVSRWVFNGLWNSEVVVKARNRIFTELKDITDDLMMVIGFPIVEFLVPYPVRMRLGMAWPEEIYQTVDATWYLKWQSEAEFNYKSRLTDELTGWYFWFFVRAAVFGFVMFHVFKFLGRKVPRLFGYGPLRRDPNMRKLRRVKYYVNQKLRRIKQKRKDGVDPIKTAFEQMKRVKKPPIPLKNFASIESMKEEINEVVAFLQNPRAFQEMGARAPRGVLIVGERGTGKTSLALAIAAEARVPVVEIKAQQLEAGLWVGQSASNVRELFQTARDLAPVIIFVEDFDLFAGVRGTFIHTKNQDHESFINQLLVELDGFEKQDGVVLMATTRNLKQIDEALQRPGRMDRIFHLQRPTQAEREKILYLAAEETMDDQLIDYVDWKKVAEKTALLRPIELKLVPVALEGSAFRSKVVDTDELMSYCGLFARLPQTCSSAVPLFLRKTKIAKMLSKAWVNHLGLTLTKEDLQSVVDLMEPYGQISNGIELLSPPLDWTRESKFPHAVWAAGRGLIALLLPNFDEVDNLWLEPLSWQGIGCTKITKARNEGSINGNSESRSYLEKKLVFCFGSHVASQMLLPFGEENFLSSSEIQQAQEIATRMVIQYGWAPDDSAAIYYHSNASTALSMGDDHEYVMAAKVEKMFDLAYLKASQMLQKNRQVLEKIVEELLEFEILTAKDLERITKDNGGIKEKEPFSLCELQASEPTSRGFLESGNALEVLS